The Paraburkholderia sp. ZP32-5 genome includes a window with the following:
- a CDS encoding vWA domain-containing protein has product MLARNVVHFVRVLRGAGLPMSPAQAVDALAALQWIDLGRRDDVRAALAALLVTAPDERELFNAAFDLFWRDPDWEGKLRALLLPKVRDGLPPPKRNNRLADALAVRMPPSPHLNPQQETEQHELHAHMTFSAEERLRHRDFDTLTADEWRSLRHLIRGQRLPLATEPTRRLKAASHGTHADLRASARHAVRAGGDWMVWKYRAVVERKPPLVLLLDISGSMSNYSRAVLYFCHALLQSRERLQVFLFGTRLTNATRALRERDPDVAIATLSDQVVDWSGGTRIGAALAEFNRRWARRVLTGRATVLLVTDGLDHEAIDVLDTEMARLARFAHRIVWLNPLLRFSGFAPKARGVQAILPYVDAHRPVHNLDSLAAFGRDLAQLTRAPRHAVAAKALAGASSWN; this is encoded by the coding sequence ATGCTCGCGCGCAACGTCGTGCACTTCGTGCGCGTGCTGCGTGGCGCAGGCCTGCCGATGTCGCCCGCGCAGGCCGTCGATGCGCTCGCCGCGTTGCAATGGATCGACCTCGGCCGCCGCGACGACGTGCGCGCGGCGCTCGCCGCGCTGCTTGTCACCGCGCCCGACGAGCGCGAGCTGTTCAACGCTGCGTTCGATCTGTTCTGGCGCGATCCCGACTGGGAAGGCAAGCTGCGCGCGCTGCTGTTGCCGAAAGTCCGCGACGGCCTGCCGCCGCCCAAACGTAATAACCGTCTCGCCGATGCGCTCGCGGTGCGCATGCCGCCGTCGCCGCATCTGAACCCGCAGCAGGAAACCGAGCAGCACGAGTTGCACGCGCACATGACGTTCAGCGCCGAAGAGCGGCTGCGTCACCGCGATTTCGATACGCTGACCGCCGACGAATGGCGCAGCCTGCGGCATCTGATTCGCGGCCAGCGTCTGCCGCTCGCAACCGAACCGACACGCCGCCTGAAGGCCGCCTCGCACGGCACGCATGCGGACCTGCGCGCGAGCGCGCGGCACGCGGTGCGCGCGGGCGGCGACTGGATGGTGTGGAAATATCGCGCGGTGGTCGAACGCAAGCCGCCACTCGTGCTGCTGCTCGATATCTCCGGCTCGATGAGCAACTACTCGCGCGCGGTGCTGTACTTCTGCCACGCGCTGCTGCAGTCGCGAGAACGCCTGCAGGTGTTCCTGTTCGGCACGCGGCTCACGAACGCGACGCGCGCGTTGCGCGAGCGTGATCCCGATGTCGCGATCGCGACGCTCAGCGATCAGGTGGTCGACTGGTCGGGCGGTACGCGTATCGGTGCGGCGCTCGCCGAATTCAACCGGCGCTGGGCACGTCGCGTGCTGACCGGCCGCGCGACCGTGCTGCTCGTCACCGATGGTCTCGATCACGAAGCGATCGACGTGCTCGATACCGAAATGGCGCGCCTCGCGCGCTTCGCGCATCGCATCGTCTGGCTCAATCCGCTGCTGCGTTTCAGCGGCTTCGCGCCGAAGGCACGCGGCGTGCAGGCAATCCTGCCGTATGTCGACGCGCATCGTCCGGTTCATAATCTGGATAGCCTCGCAGCATTCGGCCGCGATCTCGCGCAACTCACCCGCGCGCCTCGCCATGCCGTGGCCGCGAAGGCACTCGCTGGAGCAAGCTCATGGAACTAG